The following nucleotide sequence is from Bacteroidota bacterium.
GTTGAGAATGGAGAGACTAAGGAGATTACCTACATCCGTGATCTGATTGACGGATTGAAGATTTTAGGGTTTGACTATAAGCCAATTTTTTGTGGAGGGGGTGATAAAATGTTTCAGGAAAGAGAACAATGGCATAGCGGCGCTAATTTTTTTGCATTTGCCCCAGGAAAGATTATGGGTTACGCCCGCAATATCCATACGGCTGATGCGCTGAATAGGGCAGGATATCATATTCTCACTGCCGAAGATGTAATGAATGGTCTGGTAACCATCGAAAAGCACGAAAAATGTCTGGTGACCATCGATGGTTCAGAACTTGCCCGGGGAGGAGGAGGAGCACGGTGCATGACCATGCCTCTTCGCCGGAGTTTTTAATACTTTACAGGAGAAGGAAAGGCTTAAGAAGATTTCGGATTTCTGTTTACTCATTTTTAATTAAAAACAGCTTTTACCTTATCTGCTGCCTCCTGAAGTGTAATGGCCGAAAGAACTTTTAAGCCCGATTTATCGATTAATTCTTTTGCCAGTTCGGCATTGGTACCCTGCAATCTGACGATTACCGGCACTCTTATCGATCCGATGGCCTTGTAGGCTTCTATCACACCTTCTGCCACTCGGTCGCAACGCACTATGCCACCAAATATGTTAATCAGAATCGCTTTTACATTGGCATCTTTTAATATTATTCTAAATCCTGCCTCTACAGTAGTGGCATTGGCTGCACCCCCTACATCAAGAAAATTGGCTGGCTCACCTCCGGAGAGTTTTATGATATCCATGGTAGCCATGGCCAAACCCGCCCCATTCACCATGCATCCTACGTTTCCATCGAGTTTAACAAAATTTAGGTTGTATTTCGAAGCCTCCACTTCTGCGGCGTCTTCTTCTGAGAGGTCACGAAAATCGAGGTATTGTTTGTGACGGTAGAGAGCATTGTCGTCCAGCGTTACTTTGGCATCTGCAGCCATTACCTGGTTGTCGGATGTCTTAAAAACAGGATTTATTTCGAATAGTGTTGCATCGCAGGCCAGATAGGCATTATAAAGTGCGCTCACAAAAGAGGTCATTTCAACAAAGGCTTTTCCCGACAAACCTAGGTTAAAGGCGATGCGTCGTGCCTGAAAAGCTAGCAATCCAATTAAGGGGTCAATCTCCTCTTGAAAAATAAGGTGTGGTGTTTTCTCAGCTACTGATTCAATGTCCATTCCTCCTTCGGTAGAATACATGAGGATAGGTTTTCCGGTCGCCCGGTTGAGTAGCAAACTCATATAAAATTCCGAAACTTCACTTTCGCCCGGATAATAGATTCCTTGTTCAATCAGGATTTTATTAACTTTCTTTCCTTCCGGGCCTGTTTGGTGAGTTACAAGAGTCATTCCTAAAATTGCACGTGCATAGGTTTCAACATCGGCCAGAGATTTGGCAATTTTTACACCACCACCTTTCCCTCTTCCTCCGGCATGTATTTGTGCTTTCACAGCCAGGGCCATGGCTCCTGTTTCGTGCATGATCTTTTTGGCTGCATCAACGGCTTCCTGGGGTGTAAAGGCCACAATTCCCATGGGTGCTTTAACTCCATGCGTTCTTAAGATGCTTTTACCCTGATATTCGTGAATATTCATGACTATTTTTTTACTATAGCTTACTAATGTATTTATTTTTTCTTTAATTCGCGAATGTTCTTTCTTAGCTTAAGTCTATGCGCAAATTATACAACCATGAGTTAAACAGATTAACACCGGAAGAGTTTCGTGCAAGCCGAAAGATTCCTGTGGCTGTGGTGCTTGATAATGTGCGAAGCATGAATAACATTGGCTCGGTATTTCGCACTGCAGATGCTTTTCTTATAGAGAAGCTGTATCTGTGTGGTATAACGGCTACACCACCACAAAACGAAATTCACAAAACAGCGCTGGGTGCTACCGAAACAGTAAGCTGGGTGTATGAAGCTGATACTCTAAAGGTTTTAGAAAACCTTAAAAAATCAGGTTATTGGCTATTGGCCATCGAACAAGCTGAAAATAGTATAAAACTTGGCAGCATAGCATTTGAACCAGAACTGAAAATAGCTTTGGTATTTGGCCACGAAGTGCGTGGAGTGCAGCAAAAGGTTATAGATCTTTGCGATGCCGTGCTCGAAGTACCTCAGTTTGGTACCAAACACTCCATCAATGTTTCGGTGTGTGCCGGAATTGTTTTATGGGAGATTTCGAAGAACTACCTGATTCAGTAAAGCAGGTATAAAAACAAAAAAAGCGGAGCAATTAAATCTCCGCTTTTTTTTATGTTGTATTCAAATATTATTTTACAAGGGCAGCAAAGCCTTCGCTTGCAACAAATTTACTGAATTCAGCATCTTTGATAGCATAAGCTTTCCAGGCACCGTCGAGTTCGATAGCACGACGAAGGTTGTTGATAACCTCTTCTTCGCGACCAGCACGTGCACCAGCAACAGCTTTAAGGTAGTAGTTTATGGCTACTTCACCTTCAACTTGTCCAATGGTATTTTGTGCTTTTTCGGTTTCGCCGTTCAGCAATTGAGCAAGAGCAGAGTTAAAAGATACCTGGTTGCCGAGGTAGCTTACTGCAGCTTTATAATCGCCTTGTTGAATTTTAATGATACCAAGGTTGGCATTAACTGCATCGCCTGCGCCCATGGCTGAGGTAAAGAGTTGTTCGGCAGTTGCCATGTCGCCTTCGAGCATCGCAATTACGCCAAGGTTGTTTTTCACTACATCAATTTCTTTAATGGCTTTTGCAGCTTCGAAAGCGGCTTTGGCTTCGGCTACATTGCCAAGTTGAATCTGAACATATCCAACATTGTTGTGTGCTCTTACGCAATCAGGATATTTTTGAGCAGCTTTTTGATATACAGCTAGTTTTGCGCTATTATCGGCAATAAGAGTAGCGGCATAAAGAAGTTCCTCAAGATTTAGAGTGTCGATATTTGATTGTGTTAGTGCAACGAGTTCTTCATCAGAATAACCTACTTTTTCAACATCAATAATCATTTGTGACCGGCGCAATTCTGGAAGAATAGTTTCTGCAATTTCGTTGTAAGCTGCAGCAATGTTTTTAATTTCTTTTTCTCTTACCGCTGGATCAGAGTGCATAGAAAGAACACGAAGGATGAGTTCTTTGTCTTTTATGTTCGAAGCTTCCATAGCAGTTTTGAAACCATCCCAGTCTTCTGCAGTAGATACTACTTTCAGGAATTCAGCGCTTTCTGCTTCTGTAACTTTAAGTTTCTTCATGGTTTGTTTCAGGTAGTTTTCGGCTGATTTACCACGGTTTTCAGAAAGTTTGGTGTTCAAATCAACTTCACCATCTGGAGAGGCATAAGCTGAAATTTTTGCTCCTTTAAGCTGAATTCTTTCGTTGGCTTGTGCTTCTTCGATTTTTTTGTTCAGTTCGGCAACTTCGGCTTTAGAAAGTTCAGTTTTTCTTACATCATATTTATTAATCACATAAAGTATCTGAGCATTGTAGCTCTCTGGAGAAATGCGTTGGTATTTGTCACCCATCATAATTGCCTGAGGAGTAATTTGCACCAGTGTTGGTGTAGCTATAACGCCAATTGCAACAGGAATGCCAGGGATTTCTACTGGAGTTTTGTCTCCAATCTGAGCACTCATTTCAACTACAAGCTGAGATTTAAGCATTTCGGCTTTGTAAGGAATTTTACCGGTGTAGGTGTAGTTTCCACCAGCGTAAGGAATCACCTTGTTGTTGGCCTCAACGCTTTCGCCTTGTAAAATAGTAGCTTCGAATTCTGTCTGTCCACCTTCGTATTTCAATACTGGGGTTGCAGTAACAGTAGCCTTTTTGTTAAAATATTTTTCGGGGAAGGTAACGGTCATTGTTACATCAACTTGACCGCCGTGAGTTTCAAGTGGCGATGGAACTACCTGGTATTTTACTGTGTTTGAGTTTTCAACCATCTTGCTTAAGCCACCGCAGCTATTCAGAACTATTGTTGCTGCTGCAATTAATAGAAGGTTTAGTTTTAAATTTTTCATAATTCAGAATAATTATTTGATTTACAATTTAGTTTTGCTGGTTACTTGTGTAATAGTTACTTACAAACATACTAATAGTTTAATAAAAAAAAAATCATTCCCCTCGAAAAGATATCAAAAAGAGTATGATTTTCTGCATGGTCACCTTGAATTTAGTGCTCGAAACCTATTCATATTATTTGCAAGTGGTTAGAAATCTTTGCTGATAAACTAAAATTAAGGATAATTTATTTTGGTCTCTTTGTTTGATCCGTCCTTGGTCTCGATTGACTGCCTGTTTTCTATGAATAAGCATCTTAAAGAGTCAAGGCTCCAAATCAATGGAGCCTTGATGCTATCTTATTCCTGACTTTTTTCTTTTTCACTACGCTCAGGTTTTGGCAGGAGTACTTTTCTCGAAAGCTTGAGTTTTCCTGATTTTTCATCGATATCAATCAGTTTAACTTCTATTTCTTCCCCAACTTTTAGGGCCTCTTCGACTTTTTCGAGACGTTTCCATTCAATCTCGCTAATATGCAGTAGTCCGTCTTTGTTCGGCAGAATTTCCACAAAGGCTCCAAAAGCCACTATTGACTTAACTTTACCGATGTATACTTTACCAATTTCCGGAACTTCCACAATACCTTTTATCATACGCATGGCAGTATTGATGCTTTCGCGGTCTTTGGCAAAAACATCCACAACACCTCCAACTCCTTCCACTTCTTCAATCACCACTGTAGCTCCAGATTTTGCCTGGATGTCCTGAATAATCTTACCTCCAGGTCCGATTACAGCACCAATCATTTCTTTGGGAATGATAATTTTTTCAATGCGTGGTGCATGTGGTTTAAGGTCGGCACGCGGTTCGGTAAGGGTTTCCATAATTTTACCCATAATATGTAACCGACCTTGTCTTGCCTGCTCGAGGGCTTTGGCTAAAACTTCGTAAGAGAGGCCATCCACTTTAATATCCATTTGGGTGGCTGTGATGCCATCGACTGTTCCTGTTACTTTAAAGTCCATATCACCCAGGTGATCCTCGTCGCCTAAAATATCAGAAAGCACGGCATAACGACTTGCGCCTGTATCGGTAATAAGGCCCATGGCAATTCCGGCTACAGGTTTTTTAATCTGAATGCCTGCATCCATCAGCGCAAGGGTGCCGGCGCAAACAGTAGCCATAGAAGAAGATCCGTTCGATTCGAGGATATCCGATACCACACGAATAGCATAACGGGAATCGTCCGGTATCATGCGTTTTAAAGCTCTGTGCGCCAGGTTTCCATGTCCCACTTCGCGGCGGCTTAAGCCCCTTGAGGCACGTGCATCTCCTGTGGAAAATGGAGGGAAGTTATAGTGCAGTACAAATTTCTCGGTTCCTTTGGTCAATACCTGGTCGATCATTTTTTCGTCCATCCTGGTACCCAGTGTTACGGTAGTAAGCGATTGGGTTTCGCCACGGGTAAAAACGGCCGAACCATGTGCAGCAGGCAGGTAGTCTACTTCGCTCCAGATGGGACGTATTTCGTCTGTTTTCCGTCCATCGATGCGTATTTTTTCGTCCAGAATCAAATTGCGCATGGCTTTTTTCTCTACATCGTGGAAATACCGGTTGATCAGGGATTTATTGGCGGCAACACCCTCGGCAAGTGAGGCATTATATTCTTCTACAAATTGTGCTTTTATGGCATCGATTTTATCGTGGCGTTCATGTTTGCCCGGTGTGTTTTTTACAGCCTCGTAAACTGGCTTGTAAAGTTTTTCGTTCATCAGACTGCGAAGTTCTTCGTCGTTTACTTCGTGCGAATATGTCCGTTTTACTGTTTTTCCTACCTCGGCCATCAGTTCAAGTTGGGCCTGGCAATGTTTTTTAATTTCAGTATGTGCAAATTTCAATGCTTCCAGCATATCTGCTTCCGATACTTCGCTCATTTCGCCTTCTACCATCATAATGTTGTCAATGGTGGCACCTACCATAATGTCGAGATCGGCTTTTTGTAATTCTGTGAATGTAGGATTGATAATGAGTTTTCCGTTTACCCTGCCAACACGTACTTCGGAAATTGGTCCGTTAAAAGGAATATCTGAAACTGCAAGGGCGGCAGATGCTGCAAGACCGGCAAGCGCATCGGGTATAATGTCGGCTTCGGCTGAAATGAGTTGAACTGTAACAAAAGTTTCAGCATGAAAATCATCGGGGAAAAGAGGACGAAGCACACGGTCGACCAAACGCGAAACAAGAATTTCATAATCACCTGAGCGGCCTTCTCTTTTCATAAATCCACCAGGGAAACGCCCCGCAGCAGCATATTTTTCTTGATATTCTACAGAAAGGGGCATAAAGTCCACATCTTCTTTGGCTTCTTTGGCGCAGGTTACAGTAGCTAAAAGCATGGTTTGTCCCATCTTTACCACCACAGCTCCGTCTGCTTGTTTGGCCAGTTTCCCGGTTTCTATTTCAATTGTTCTACCATCTTCCAGGTCGATTTTTTTTACTGACAATTTGTACATCTTTACTATTGTTTTTATATGTTGTGAAGGGATTAAAGTTATTTATTTTTTTTATTCCCCTTTTTGTTAAATGAAAAAAGGCAATTGACTGTCAATTGCCTTTTGTTTTTTACCGACGCAAATTAAGGTCTTTAATGATTGCCCGATACCTTTCGATATCGTTATGTTTTAAATAATCTAGTAATCTCCTGCGCTTACCAACCAACTTTAAAAGGGCACGCTGCGTGCTGAAGTCTTTTTTATTTAGCTTCAGGTGCTCTGTCAAGTGATTGATACGGTAGGAAAATAAGGCAATCTGGCTTTCGGGTGATCCAGTGTCTTCATTAGACTTTCCGTACTGACCGAAAATTTCGGTTTTCTTTACAGCTGTTAAATACATAAAAATTAGTTTAATTCACTACGCAACTTTTGCGAGCCTGCAAAGATAGGTATTTTTTATTACGAGGCAACAAGTGCCTTTCAAAAAAAACGGAAGCTTCGAATCAATTCTTTTCTGCCTCGGAATATTTTAAGTTAAACTGCTATTTTTCTTAATATTTAATTAAAGACTAGGATGATAACACCATTTAGTTAGTCTGAAAAGATTGAAGTAAAATACTGTTTCCGACCTGGCAATACAAGCATTTTCTCTCGGTACAGTATTTTTTGCTTAGTTGAATCAGTGCCTGACTTTGTGCTGCGTTTGCTGCATGTATCTGAAGCTTTTCCCAGTGTTTGGTAACAGCGTTTTTTTCGGCCGGCAGGGTCTCCAGTAGTTCGAGGCTGCGCTGGCATAGTACAGGCCTTGCGGTTTCTTTGCCATAGACAAACAGAAAAGGAATGAAGGCATTTATGAGTAGAATATTGGAACTTTCTGTACTAATCGATTTGGTGGACGATTTGCCCTCTTTGCCAAAGGTGTAATGGTTTTTCCAATATTCGCTAACCGGATATTGGAAAATTTTCTGCAGATTTTGAAGCTTGTCACAGTCGGTTAAACTGGAAACAAGATGATCTGTGTGATGAAGAAAAGTGGCAAATTGTGCCAGCCGGATGGTTGGGAAATTTCCTGGCCTTAACCGCATAAAGCGCCATAAATGTTTATCTATGCTTTTTAGTCCATGAAGTTTTTGAAGGTATTGGTATTCAGCAGTAAGCTTCTGCATATAAGTATCTGCTGGTTTTTCATGCAGAAATCCGGCTTGACCATAAAGCAGGGCTTCGAGCTGGAAAAGATTCTCGTAATATTTGCTGACGAGTTGATAAGGTGTTAGCCTGGCCAGCATCTCGAAGGGCAATGAGTTGGTGTTGAACCCAAAACTTCTGGCAATCATTTGATAAAGACAATCTTCCCAGTTTTGTTGATTTTGGCTTAATAGCGAGTAGACGAATTCTGATTTTTCTTCGAGCCGTTCGATGCACATGCGGTCAAGCCACATTTTCCATTCGATTGGGGCAGCAATATGCTGTTTGCCGCTGCAAGGAATTTTACCCGAGGCTGACATTAAATTTTTAAAGCTGTCTTCCAGATTTTTTGGTACAGGCAGAATAAAGGTAGGTATGATTTCTCCCCGTGTGTTGCTTGCATTGGCGTTGTGGTTTGCAACTACATGGAGTACAACGTTGTCGTAAGCTTTATTTTTATGGTGCCCATGCTTGGTCCATTGTGTCGAGTCGCAATGAATTTCTATGTTTCCTGCCCATATAATGTTGTTGAGCTTAATGCGGGCATTCAGAAAATCGGGTCCGGCATCGGTATTGTGTGTGCCAGGAGTAATGATTTCGAGTGCTTGGTTCTGAACGGTTCGCAGATCTTCCTGAAGAAAAAGCTGGTTTTTCCATAAATGATGAAGGAATTCCTCGTGCATGGTGTTTGGTTTAGAATAAGGTATTGGTATCCTTGACCAACCGACAGGTATGGGACCCCAAAATTGCCTGATGTTTAATAAATAATTTATACAGTCATAACGTAAAGCAATGAGCAATTGACTTATATTGCTGTTGGTTATTTAGAACGACTTTTTGGAATGAGACTTTTTACAAAACAATATCATTAGTGGGCACTTAAAACCCACTGATTTTTAATTGTTTAACTTGAAGTTCTTTGACATATTTGTAATCGCATTTTGTAAGTATCTCTCTTACAGGCGTTTTATCGAGTAGAGAAATGCTGAATATTTGTAATATTTCGTAGATTGGACGGTCAACTTTCAGTTTGTTTCCAATTATGGCGACTAAACAGTAAGCAATGATCCCACAATATATTTGGATCTTAACAGCATTCATTGAATTTCCCCAAAAGGATTTAATCTTTAAGTGTTGTTTCATCCATTTGAAAAATAGTTCAACTTCCCAGCGTTTCTTATACAACATGGCGATCTCTTTGGCTTCTAACTCGGTATTATTGGTTAAGAAAACAAGTTCATTTTTACTTTCCTGATCATAATACTTTATTCTGCGAAGTTTATCGGGATATTCCTTTTTCGAATAGTGTGTTTCTAGCTTTCCAACCTGATCATATTGTACTCCTTTTGTTTTGTCAACAACTCTGGAATATAGTCGCCTAAAACGCATATTTTCTTTGGCTCTTGTTACAAAATATGCGCCTTGAGAATGCAATCTATGCAAACGACGGAAGTCAATATATGCTTTATCAACCACATAAAAACTTCCAGCTTCAAATTGGATGAGATCAAGTATATTGACATCATGGACACTTGCTTTGGTGATATGTAAAAAGCTTGGGATGGATGTCTTCACATCATATAAGGTGTGAAGTTTTATGCCTCCCTTTGCCTTTCGGAACTCAGCCCACCAAAAAACACTCAAACATAGATCAATAGTTGTGGAATCTAATGCATAAACGTTACCGTCTACCTTGACTTCGAAATCGGTTTTGTAGCAACTCCTTCTGGCCTGCTCAATTAAAACGTAAGCAAACTCTTCAAATATTCTATAACTGCGTTTTGCATTTGAAGTGCCTAGATTTCGTCGGGATACTGAAGGCCCAAATCCAAGGTGATAATATTTGGGTTGATGTGCTTCCAAACTAAGCATTAGATCACGCATACTGTCTCTTGAAGTTAGCTGTCCAAAGACCATGCAAAGCATCTGATTCCAACAAGTGAATGTTCTAACATACTTATTCCCTTCATGATTTTGAACAATCCGATCAAAAACCCTGCGGGGTAAAAAATCTGTAAGTTGTGCGAAGATAATTTACCTTGATTCATAGAATTTGCTTGTTTTGAAGCAAATATCTAACTATTCAATTCAAATCGTCACGCTATCAAAAAACGCTACAACTGCGATGTACAAAGAATTTCAAAGAACGTAACTTAATTTATAATGCCCACTAGTGAAACAATATTAGTTGTAAATTAGAATATTTTCTTCACAGATAGCGTTTTAAGTAAGCAATATTTGCAATATTTTTTAACCACAATTCTAAACCACAAACTATGGCATCTCTAGCTGAGTTTACAAACCAGTTGGGTTCTGCAATGGCTGCGCATTTGCTTCGGCGTAGTACTTTCGGCCCTACGGTTGATCAAATCAACACTTTTTCTGGCCTTACTCCGGCTCAGGCGGTCGATCTGCTTTTTCCGGCCAACCCCGATTTGGTCCCAGTTCCTCTTCCACCTATCGATCCTGCCACAGGTAGCTCATGGGTTAATCCGCCTGCTTACCCGAAGGCAATTGCCGATGTGAATAGCGAACAGGATACCTTAATAAATTACTTCCGTGCCTGGCACAGCGATGTAATGATAAAATCAGAATTAAATGTGGTGGAACGCATAACCTGGTTCTACCATACACACTTACCGGTAGCATGGACTGAAGTGAACTCAAGCGAGGCTATTTATTACCAGAATGCTGTGTTCAGGTACTATGCTCTTCGAAGTTTTAAGGAACTTTTTAAGAAAATCTGTATCGACAATGCCATGCTGAAATACCTCGATGGGTATACCAACCACCGCAACAGTCCAAACGAAAACTTTGCCCGCGAAATGCTTGAGCTATACAGCATTGGCAAAGGTCCCCAGCTTGAAGAAGGAAATTATACCAATTATACCGAGCTTGATATCAGAGAAGCAACCAAAGTACTTACTGGTTGGTTGTTCGATGATACTTTTACTACCCTCGATGCCGACCATAGCTGGCCAAGCGGTAAATTACAAAGTGTCGGAAATCAGGCTACCGCCCACGATTTTTCTCCAAAAACCTTTAGTGCTGCATTCAGCAACCAAAGCATTCAACCTGCAGAGTTGGATGGTGGATATGCTACCCTCGCTGCTGCCCGCCAGGAGCTGAGCGACATGATAGATATGATTTTTGATGAAATAGAAACAGCCCGGTTTATTGTACGCAAACTCTACCGGTTTTTTGTGTACCATTTTATATCCGAAGAGGTCGAGAACGATATTATTGTACCGCTTGCCAATACCCTTTCTGCCAACAATTACGAGATACAGGCTGTGCTAAAGCAATTATTCAAGAGCCAGCATTTTTACGATGCCGACGATGCGCTTACCTCCAACAACAACATAGGTGGGGTGATTAAGTCGCCGGTAGATTTATGTGTAGGGCTTCTGCGTTTTTTTGAAACTGTGCTGCCCGACCGAGATACACAAACTACAGCTTTTTACAACGACTTTATAAACGGCATTCTTCCGCGATTTGTGGAGCAGGGGCTGAATTTTTACGAACCCTTTGAGGTTGCTGGTTTTCCGGCTTTTCATCAAATGCCGGGGTTTGGCCGGAATTGGGTGATGCCAACCGAACTTGCCAGACGCTATCAGGTAGGTGAAGTGTTTATGAAACGCATTGGAGGTACTGAGGGCTTTAGCTTTCGCATGGATGTATTTGGTTGGGTTGAAAATTCGGGACATATCTCAGACCCGGGCGATGCAAATGAGCTGGTGACTTTTTTCACTACTCACTTGCTGGCTGTCCAAATCAATACCGAGCGGTACGAATACTTCCTGAACACCGTATTTCTTGATACCCTTACTGCTGCCTCATGGAGAAACGAATGGGGAGTCTACAAAGGTGGTGGCAGTGATACGGTGGTGCGGGAACGCATCGAATACCTGGTTTCTAAATTAATTCAAACACCCGAATTTCAACTCCTATAGATTATGAAAAGAAGAGATTTTATACGACGTCTTTCCTATACTAGCGCAGGCGCCATGGTATTAGGTGGTGTGCCGGTCAACGCAATGAAAGGAAATGGACTTTTCCAGCTGGCAGCCGCCTCGGCGAACAGCGATAAGGTGCTTATTTTTATTCAACTTCACGGCGGAAACGATGCCCTGAATACGCTCATTCCGGTGGCTCAATACGACCGGTATTACGAATTACGGCCCAACCTGGCTATTTTGCAATCGGGCGACAGAGGTTACAAAGAACTCGATTCAAGCCTGGGCGATGAATACCGAGTAGGGGCACACCCCGAAATGATTGCCCTGAAAGAAATGTACGATGAGGGGAAGGTTGCCCTGGTGCAAAATGTGGGTTATCCCGAAATGAACCTTTCTCATTTCCGTGGTACCGACATTGTTT
It contains:
- the pnp gene encoding polyribonucleotide nucleotidyltransferase, which gives rise to MYKLSVKKIDLEDGRTIEIETGKLAKQADGAVVVKMGQTMLLATVTCAKEAKEDVDFMPLSVEYQEKYAAAGRFPGGFMKREGRSGDYEILVSRLVDRVLRPLFPDDFHAETFVTVQLISAEADIIPDALAGLAASAALAVSDIPFNGPISEVRVGRVNGKLIINPTFTELQKADLDIMVGATIDNIMMVEGEMSEVSEADMLEALKFAHTEIKKHCQAQLELMAEVGKTVKRTYSHEVNDEELRSLMNEKLYKPVYEAVKNTPGKHERHDKIDAIKAQFVEEYNASLAEGVAANKSLINRYFHDVEKKAMRNLILDEKIRIDGRKTDEIRPIWSEVDYLPAAHGSAVFTRGETQSLTTVTLGTRMDEKMIDQVLTKGTEKFVLHYNFPPFSTGDARASRGLSRREVGHGNLAHRALKRMIPDDSRYAIRVVSDILESNGSSSMATVCAGTLALMDAGIQIKKPVAGIAMGLITDTGASRYAVLSDILGDEDHLGDMDFKVTGTVDGITATQMDIKVDGLSYEVLAKALEQARQGRLHIMGKIMETLTEPRADLKPHAPRIEKIIIPKEMIGAVIGPGGKIIQDIQAKSGATVVIEEVEGVGGVVDVFAKDRESINTAMRMIKGIVEVPEIGKVYIGKVKSIVAFGAFVEILPNKDGLLHISEIEWKRLEKVEEALKVGEEIEVKLIDIDEKSGKLKLSRKVLLPKPERSEKEKSQE
- the sucC gene encoding ADP-forming succinate--CoA ligase subunit beta codes for the protein MNIHEYQGKSILRTHGVKAPMGIVAFTPQEAVDAAKKIMHETGAMALAVKAQIHAGGRGKGGGVKIAKSLADVETYARAILGMTLVTHQTGPEGKKVNKILIEQGIYYPGESEVSEFYMSLLLNRATGKPILMYSTEGGMDIESVAEKTPHLIFQEEIDPLIGLLAFQARRIAFNLGLSGKAFVEMTSFVSALYNAYLACDATLFEINPVFKTSDNQVMAADAKVTLDDNALYRHKQYLDFRDLSEEDAAEVEASKYNLNFVKLDGNVGCMVNGAGLAMATMDIIKLSGGEPANFLDVGGAANATTVEAGFRIILKDANVKAILINIFGGIVRCDRVAEGVIEAYKAIGSIRVPVIVRLQGTNAELAKELIDKSGLKVLSAITLQEAADKVKAVFN
- a CDS encoding DUF2851 family protein, whose translation is MHEEFLHHLWKNQLFLQEDLRTVQNQALEIITPGTHNTDAGPDFLNARIKLNNIIWAGNIEIHCDSTQWTKHGHHKNKAYDNVVLHVVANHNANASNTRGEIIPTFILPVPKNLEDSFKNLMSASGKIPCSGKQHIAAPIEWKMWLDRMCIERLEEKSEFVYSLLSQNQQNWEDCLYQMIARSFGFNTNSLPFEMLARLTPYQLVSKYYENLFQLEALLYGQAGFLHEKPADTYMQKLTAEYQYLQKLHGLKSIDKHLWRFMRLRPGNFPTIRLAQFATFLHHTDHLVSSLTDCDKLQNLQKIFQYPVSEYWKNHYTFGKEGKSSTKSISTESSNILLINAFIPFLFVYGKETARPVLCQRSLELLETLPAEKNAVTKHWEKLQIHAANAAQSQALIQLSKKYCTERKCLYCQVGNSILLQSFQTN
- the rpsO gene encoding 30S ribosomal protein S15 — its product is MYLTAVKKTEIFGQYGKSNEDTGSPESQIALFSYRINHLTEHLKLNKKDFSTQRALLKLVGKRRRLLDYLKHNDIERYRAIIKDLNLRR
- a CDS encoding DUF1800 family protein, giving the protein MASLAEFTNQLGSAMAAHLLRRSTFGPTVDQINTFSGLTPAQAVDLLFPANPDLVPVPLPPIDPATGSSWVNPPAYPKAIADVNSEQDTLINYFRAWHSDVMIKSELNVVERITWFYHTHLPVAWTEVNSSEAIYYQNAVFRYYALRSFKELFKKICIDNAMLKYLDGYTNHRNSPNENFAREMLELYSIGKGPQLEEGNYTNYTELDIREATKVLTGWLFDDTFTTLDADHSWPSGKLQSVGNQATAHDFSPKTFSAAFSNQSIQPAELDGGYATLAAARQELSDMIDMIFDEIETARFIVRKLYRFFVYHFISEEVENDIIVPLANTLSANNYEIQAVLKQLFKSQHFYDADDALTSNNNIGGVIKSPVDLCVGLLRFFETVLPDRDTQTTAFYNDFINGILPRFVEQGLNFYEPFEVAGFPAFHQMPGFGRNWVMPTELARRYQVGEVFMKRIGGTEGFSFRMDVFGWVENSGHISDPGDANELVTFFTTHLLAVQINTERYEYFLNTVFLDTLTAASWRNEWGVYKGGGSDTVVRERIEYLVSKLIQTPEFQLL
- a CDS encoding RNA methyltransferase, coding for MRKLYNHELNRLTPEEFRASRKIPVAVVLDNVRSMNNIGSVFRTADAFLIEKLYLCGITATPPQNEIHKTALGATETVSWVYEADTLKVLENLKKSGYWLLAIEQAENSIKLGSIAFEPELKIALVFGHEVRGVQQKVIDLCDAVLEVPQFGTKHSINVSVCAGIVLWEISKNYLIQ